AGGAGCCCATGGTCGACACGGCGGAGATTCTCGCCGGCATTGTTTCGCAGGAGTTCGCGACCAGCGGCCATCTTCCCCCGACGCTGGGCCCCGGCCTTCGAGCCGCCACCACTCGCGAGCTCACGGCCAAGATCTTCAACCTCCGCAAGAAGCACGTCACGATGGACGTTTACGTCACAGACGCCCGCGGCATCGTGATCTTCGATTCCGCGCACCCCGAGCGCGTGGGCCGGGATTTTTCGGGCTTCCGCGACGTGAAACGCACCCTCGAGGGAAAATACGGCGCCCGCTCCACCCGGGACGACGAGGCCGACGACATGTCCTCCGTCATGTATGTTGGCGCCCCCATTCTCGTGCATGGTGTGATCCTGGGGACGCTGACCGTTTACAAGCCGCAGCAGGCGATGCGCACGTTCATCGCCGCCGCTCGCCGCCGTCTTCTCATCGTCGCTCTCGGCGCGATCGCGGCATTTCTCCTCGTCGGCCTCCTCTTGTCGCGCTGGGTGGTCGAGCCCATCGTCCGCCTCACCCGGCACGCCGAGGCCATCAGTCGCGGGGAACGGCCGCCGCCGCCGCGCCTGCCCGGTCGCCAGTTTCGGGTGCTGGGCGACTCGCTCGAGCGCATGCGCGACGCTCTCGAGGACCGCAATTACGTCGCGTCTTACGTGCAGACGCTCAGCCACGAAATGAAGGCCCCTGTGGCCGCGATCCGCGGCGCGGCCGAGCTCCTCCAGGAGGAATTGCCGCCCGACCGGCGCGAGCAATTTCTGACGAACATCGGCACGGAATCCATTCGCCTTCAGAACCTCATCGAGCAGCTACTGGCCCTCTCCTCGCTCGAGAGTCGCAAGCGCCTCGAGAATCCGCAGCCCGTCGATCTTGTGGGCCTTTGCCGCCGCATTGCCGAGGAAATGCGGGCCCGCGGCTCGGCTCTGGAAGTGGTTGCGCCGGCCGAAGCCGAGGTGCGCGGTGATGAGTTCCTGCTCGAGACCGCCCTTCGCAATCTCGTGCAGAATGCCGTCGACTTCTCGCCGCCCGGCGCGCCAGTGGAGGTCCGCATCGAGCGCCGCGACGACCGGGTCCTCGTTCGGGTGCTCGACTCCGGTTCCGGCCTGCCCGACTACGCCATCGATCGTGTTTTCGAGCGATTTTACTCGCTCCCGCGTCCGTCGACCGGCCGCAAAAGCTCCGGGCTCGGGTTGTGCTTTGTGCGGGAGACGGCATCGCTGCACCACGGCCGCGTCACTCTCGCGAATCGGGAAAATTCCGTCGGGGCCGAGGCCACGCTGGACCTGCCTTGCATCTAGTCAGCGAGCTGGCGGCGATATTCATCGCTTGCCTCGCGGCGCGGCGATAGCATGCCGCGATGCAGAAGAAACCATTCGCGGAGCTTGGGCTCTCGCCGGAAGTCCTGAAGGCCGTCGAAAAGATGGGCTTTGAGGAGGCTTCCCCCATTCAATCCGCAGCCATTCCCACCCTCCTCACGGGTGTCGATGTCATCGGCCAATCCCAGACCGGCTCCGGAAAGACCGCCGCGTTTTCCATTCCTGCGATCGAGCGCGTCGACCCATCCATCCGCGCGGCGCAGGTTCTCATCCTTTGCCCGACGCGCGAGCTGGCCGTCCAGGTCGCCGAGGAAGTCGCCAAGCTCGCGGCTTTCAAACGGGGATTGCGCGAGCTGCCCATCTACGGCGGGGCGTCCTACGACCGGCAGATTCGCGGCCTCAAGGATGGCGCGCAGATCGTCATCGGCACGCCTGGCCGGGTGATCGATCACCTCGATCGCGGCACGCTGCGACTCGAGGATCTCAAGATGGTCATCCTCGACGAGGCGGATCGCATGCTCGACATGGGCTTCCGCGATGACATCGAGAACATCCTCCAGCAGGCCCCGGAGGACCGCCAGACCGTGCTTTTCTCGGCGACAATGCCTCGCGGAATTCAGGAGCTGATCCGCAAATACACGACGAACCCGCAGAACGTGCGCATCGAGCCGCAGACCGTCTCCATGCCCGCGATCGACCAGGTCTACTACGAGGTCGACCGCCGCTCGAAGCTCGAGGCGCTCTCGCGCATCATCGACGTGCAGAACATCAAGTGCTCCATCATCTTCTGCGCGACGAAGATGATGTGCGACCAGCTCACGGAGCATCTCATCGCCCGCGGCTACATCGCGGACAAGCTCCACGGCGACGTCACGCAGGCCATGCGCGAGCGCGTGATGAAGCGCTTCCGCGATCGCAAGATCGAGTTTCTCGTCGCCACGGATGTCGCTGCACGCGGGCTCGACGTCGACGACATCGAGGTCGTCTTCAACTACGATCTGCCGCACGACGGGGAGGACTACGTCCACCGCATCGGTCGCACCGGCCGGGCAGGCCGCAGCGGACGCGCGATCACGTTCGTCGCCGGTCGCGAGATTCGGAAGCTCGAGAGCATGATCCATCTCACGAAGGGCCGCATCCGCCGTGAAAAGGTCCCGTCGATCGAGGAGGTGGAGGAGAAGCGCGCGAACCAGACGTTCGAGTTGCTGCGTGAGACCCTCGAAGCCGGCGAATACGCCAAGCGCGACTCGCTCATCGATCGTCTGCTGGATCAGGGGCACTCCGCCACCGACATCGCGAGTGCGCTGCTGCACCTGCTCGGCACCGATACCGCCCGCCCTGCGGTCGAACCGGAACCCATCCGGGAATCCGCCCCGCACCGGGATTTCGGCGATCGGCCTTCGCGTTACGACCGCGAAGATCGCGGCGGCACCTCCCGACGCGAACGTCCGGCCCGCGCGATTTCGGATGTCTCGGACGAGCCGGGAATGACGCGCCTGGTGTTCACGGCAGGTCGTTTCAGCGAAGTGCGTCCGGCGGACGTCGTCGGCACCGTGCTCGGGCTGAGCGGCATTCCGCGCGAAGGCATCGGCGCGATCCACATCGAGGCGAAGCACACGCTCGTCGACATCGCTGACGACCACGTGCACGCCGTCATCAACGCGCTCGCGGGCATCAAGTTCAAGGGGCGCAAGCTCGCGGTTTTCATTCCCGATCCGAAATAACGCGGCCAGCGGGTTGCGGGAAGTTGCGGACCGGGGTATTTCCGTGCCGTGATCCGTTTTCGCTTCGCTCCGCTCGCGCTGTGCCTGCTCCTCGTTGCCTGCAAGGACACGCGGCGCGATCTCGCGCAATCGCACGTGCGGGCGCATCCGCCGGAGGGCTTCGAGATCGTGGCCGCGCCCGCGGATATCCCGATCAAGGATTCCGCGGCGGGCGAAGCCGGGGCGTTGACGAACGTCCGCTACCGGCTGCTGCGATCGACGATCGAGAAGGAGGACGGCTTCGCCCTTCCCCGCGGGCGTGAACTTGCGGGCAAGCTTACGGCACTCCGTGGGTGGGCGCTCGGCGCGTTGCCGGCGGAAGATCCCCTCCGGAAATCGATGCTCGAGACCGTCGCGCAGGCCAGGGCTCCCTTCCCGGTGAAACGCATTGTCACGCCCGCGGGCACCGAATTGGACGCGCTCGTGGATCTCAAACTCCGCAAGGCTGGTAATGACTGGAAAGTCGTCGAGTTCGCGGCGGATGCCTCGGTTCCCGGCGCACCCGACACCGACGCGACCATTCCCTTCGAGGACGCGCCGGAGGTTGCCGCCCGGCTGGATCAGATCGCGGGCGCGGTCCGGGAACTGGAAACGACCCGACAGACGTATCTCGCCGAGCGAGCGCGACGCGGGGAAGAGTCGCTCGCCCGGCTTCGGGAACGGCTTCAGGCCGGCCGCACTTTCGAGGGCATTCTGCCGGATGGGTCGCAAGTCCGATTTGTCATTTCGCGTGGGCTCGACGGCGAGGACGGCGCGATCGTCGTGGTCACCGTGCGCACCCCCGGCGGTGAATCGACCGCGCGCTTCTCGGGCGGCCCCGTTCAGCAACCGTCCGGCGAAATGGCCTGGCGAGCGGCGCAGGTCACCACGCTCTCCGTCTCACAGGACGGCGCCGCCTCCGTGACGAATGCTGCCGCGCGTCCCGTGCTCACCCTCGTTTTCCGCCGAGACCTTCTCGACGCGCGTTGGGAAATGGGCGATCGCCTTCCCGTGACGACGACGCTTCATGGGACGGAACCCGTCGACCTGATTCCCGATCCGGTTGCCGTGCCGGCATCCCGGTAGTTCGGGGCCTGTTTTTGCACTGACAAATGGCTTGTCATTCGGAGGCAAGGCTCCGATAGTTCCAGACCCGCCACCGAAACCCGTGGCGAAAGAAAGAAGGTGAAATAAAACCATGCCCGAAGTTCTCGTTCGAAAAGGTGAACCCATCGACCGCGCCCTCAAGCGCCTGAAAGGCAAGATGGACTCCGAGGGAATCATGGACGAAGTGCGCCGCCTGCGCGCCTTCGAAACTCCCACGCAGAAATATCGTCGCAAAGCCAAGGCCAACGCCAAGCGCGCGAAGATGAAGCAACGCTTCAATCTGCACTAAGGCACTTCCGCCTTCAAAAGAGGGATTTTCCCCTTGGCTAGGATTTTAGTTGCCGGCTGCGGTTTCCTCGGGGAAGCCGCAGCCGATTTTTTTGCCGCGAAAGGCTGGTCCGTCATCGGCCTGACCGGCAGTGAGGAGTCTGCCGCGCGTCTCGCCGGAAAGCCCTATTCGGTTTTCGCGGCGGATCTCACGAGCGCTGCCTCGGTCGCCGCGCTGCGTGATCGCATCGGCCCTTGCGCGGCCGTCCTCCACTGCGCGAGTTCCGGTCGAGGCGGCGCGGACGCTTATCGCGCGATCTATGTCGACGGCTGCACGAATCTCGCAGCGAGGTTTCCCGAGGCCCGGCTGATTTTTACGAGCAGCACCTCGGTTTATGCACAGACCGATGGAGATTGGGTGGATGAAGACAGTCCCGCCGAGCCGTTTCGCGAAACGGGCCGTCTGCTTCTCGAGGCGGAGGCCGTCACGCGCCACGCCAGCGGCGCCATCCTGCGGTTGGCGGGAATATACGGTCCGGGGCGCTCGGTGCTGAGACGCAAGTTTCTCGATGGAACGGCCGTCCTGGAAAACGGGGGCACGCGATGGATCAATCAGATCCATCGTGACGACGCGGTGGCGGCGGTGGACGCGATCATGTCCGCCAAAGATCCGATCGGCCTCTGCAACGTCGTCGATGGTCGCCCCGCGACTCAGCGCGAGGTTTACGGCTGGCTCGCCGAGCATTTTGACCGTCCGCTTCCGCCGGAAGGCCCCGCCGATCTCCATCGCAAACGGGGCTGGACCAGCAAACGCGTGAGTAACGCCAGACTCCGCGCGCTGGGCTGGACTCCGGCATTTCCAAGCTATCGCGAGGCTCTGCCGACGCTTCCGTAAGGCCTAGGGCGTCGGAGTCGGACTCGACGAAGGCACCGTAATCGAATTTGCGGGAGTCGCGGCCGGAACCGGTGAAGACGATGGCGATGGCGTCGCTGGTCCTACTGGCGTCGGAGCCGGCGGGGGCGTTGCGGGAGTTTCTTCTCCCATCGCGATCAATTCGGAGACCGTGACGAACTTATAGCCTTTCGCGAGCAGGGCATCGAGCGTGGCCGGCATTGCGGCGACGGAGGTCGGGTGAATGTCGTGCACGAGGATGATCGAGCCCGGCTTCGTCTGGCTGAGAATCGTATTCTGCACGCGTGCGGAATTGCGATATTTCCAGTCGAGAGGGTCGACGTCCCAGATGATCACCTTCAATCCCCACTGCTCGTTGAAACGGCGGTCGAGCTTGGCGTTCGTCGCGCCGTAGGGCGGCCGCATGACGACGGGATCGTGCCCGATGGCGGCCTTGATTGCGGCGTTGGTCTTCTCGATTTGCGCGGTCAGCGCGGCATCGCCGAGGCGATTCAACTGCAAATGGCTCCAGCTGTGATTGCCGATTTCGTGACCCTCGGCGACAGCGCGCTTGAGGATGTCGGGGTATTCTGCGGCGTTCTGTCCGACGACGAAGAAGGTGGCCTTGACGCCGCGGGCCTTGAGGATGTCGAGAAGCTGTGGCGTGAGTTTTGCCGACGGGCCGTCGTCGAAGGTGATCGCGATCGTGCGGCCGACTCCCGGCACGTTGTTGTAGGAGAACGGTGCGGATTTTCTCGGGATTGGGCTTGCGGTCGCGGTGGGAGATGGACTTGCGGGGGAAGAGCCGCTCGGCGTGGAGCCGGGCGTCAGGGAGAGGGAGACGGGCTGATCCAAAGAAGGTGAGCCTGCGGTTTGGGTGTGGCTGGATTGGCACGCAGCCAGGGACAGAAGGGTTGCCGCGATCGCGGCCCAGTTGGATCGAACTTTCATTCTACGCAAATCGATCAAGCAGCACGCGCAGCTTGTCGAGCGTTTCCTGAGGCCAATATTCACGCGGGGTCACGATGGCGTCCTGCAGGGCCGAGTGTTCGGGCCAGTTCGGCTCCATGGGAATGCGCGGAATCACCTTTGCGAGCACCTCCTTGGCGGTCGCGGCATTCGCGGTGAGATGGGAAACGACCGACTCCGCCGTGACGGGGTCCTCGCTCGTTTTCCAGCAGTCGTAGTCGGTGACCATTGCCAGCGTCGCGAGCGCCATTTCGGCTTCGCGGGCCAGTTTGGCCTCCGGCAGATTCGTCATCCCGATCACGTCGTAACCCTCGCGGCGATACGATTCGGATTCCGCCCGGGTCGAGAAGGCGGGGCCGTCGATGCAGACGTAGGTGCCGCCCGAGTGGTAGTCCTTCCGCAAAACGGAACATGTCTGCGCAAGCAAGGTGCGCAGGTGCGAGCTGATCGGGTCCGCAAAACTGACGTGCGCGACAATGCCGTTGCCAAAAAACGTGTTGGAGGACCGATTGCTCGTGCGGTCGTAGAATTGCGCCGGCAGAACGATTTCCCGGGGCGCGTAGTCCTCCTTGAGGCTCCCAACGGCGGTCACGCAGAGAATCCAGCGCACTCCCAGCATGCGCAGTGCATAGATGTTCGCCCGGTGGTTGATTTCGTGAGGTGCGAGTCGGTGGCCCTTGCCGTGCCGGGGCAGGAAGAAGACGGAGCGACCGTGGAGGGTGCCTCCCACGATCGGATCGGAGGGCGCGCCGAAGGGCGTTTCTACCTCATAGTTGCGGGCATTCTCAAAGCCTTCGATTTCGTAAAGGCCGCTGCCGCCGATCACGCCGATGGCGTTGCCGGTGGAATCTGGGAGGGAGTTTTCCATGGTCAAATTCTGGGGATTGGAAAGTCAGGAAAGCGATTTCATTAAAGCCGCCCCATGTCGGTTTTTTCAAGCATGCCGAGAAATTCTTTGAGCGCGGTTTCCGGTTCCTTCGCTCGCTGGACCAATGCGCCGAGCGGGCGCCACATCTCGGGCTCGTCGATCTCGACCGCGACGAGGGTTTCCCCGCGCACTTCGTCCCGGACGCAGATTTCCGGCACTATGGAAACGGCCTCCTCGATAGCCACCGCCCGCTTCACCGTCTCGATATTGTCGAATTCGAGGATCGGCCTGATCCGCACCCCGCGCTCGCGCAGCCGCTTGTCGATCTCCTTGCGCGTCGGCAGGTCGGGCTCGAAGGCGACAAACTTCTCGCCCACGAGATCCGCCAGTCGCGCCCGCTTCTTCCGGGCCAGCCGATGCCCCGGCGCGCAGATGAGCACGAGCTTGTCGCGCCAGAACGTCATCACGCGCAGGCCCGGACGCCGGACGGGATAGGCGACCAGGCCAAGGTCGCTCGAGCCATCGCGCACGGAGTCATACACCTCGCTGTAGCGGCAGTAGTCCACCTTCACTTCCACGCCGGGATGCAGTTTTCGAAATGCGCGCAGGTAGGGAGGCAGCTCGTGAAGGCCGATGCTGTGGACGGTGGCCAGGCGCACCTCGCCTTCCACGACCCGCCGGATCGATTCGAGGCGATTGCCGAGGTTTTCGTAGGCGTCGAGGATGTCTCGGCTCGCTGCGAGAAAGGCGCGGCCTTCGTCCGTGAGTTCCAGCGAGCGTTTGCCGCGATCGATCAGGGTGACGTTGAACTTCCGTTCGATGGCGCGCACCTGCTGGCTCACCGCGCTCTGGGTGATGCCGTTCACTTCCGCCGCCCGGGAGAAACTGCTAGTTTCCACCAGATCACGAAACACCTTGAACGTCTCTATTTGCACGGGGGGAATCTAGAGATAAGTGAAACTAATATCAAATTGCCAGCTATGAAATCTTCTTATGAGTGAGGTGGCCAAGAATCTGGCGGAAATCCATGCCCGCATGGCTGCTGCCGCTGCCCGGGCTTGCCGGGATGTGGCCGGGATCGAGCTCGTCGCCGTCTCGAAGAAGATGCCCGCGGAGGCTGTGCGCGCGGCCTGGGAAGCCGGCCAGCCGGTGTTTGCCGAGAGCCGGGTGCAGGAGGCCGATCCGAAGATCGCCGAGCTGCCCGGCACGCTGCGGTGGCAATTCATCGGCCATCTGCAAAAGAACAAGGTTCGTCGCGCCCTGCCGCTCTTCGAGCTTTTCCACGGCATCGACACGCTCGAGCTCGCCCAGGTCGTCGATCGCATCGCGGGCGAGGAAGGATTGTTTCCGCGGGTTCTGCTCGAGGTGAATGTCGCGGGCGAGGCCTCGAAGTTCGGTCTCGATCCCGCCGCGCTGGAGCGTGATCTCGACGCGCTGCTGGCGTTGCCGCGCCTGCAGATCGAGGGCCTGATGACGATCGCGCCCTATGCGGACGATCCCGAGGCCGCGCGGCCGCACTTCTGCGCGCTGCGGGAGCTGCGCGATCGGCTCGCGACGCGCACCGGGCTGCCCTTCGGCACGCTCTCGATGGGGATGAGTGGAGATTTCGAAGCGGCGATCGAGGAAGGCGCCACGCTCGTCCGCGTCGGCACAGCGATTTTTGGAGCCCGGTGAACTCGCGACAAATCTGCGGCGCGCCAGCGGAGTCTATGCTAGGTGTCACGCGATGAATCGCCGGTTCGAACTCCCTTTCCATGCTTCCCTTGCGGCGGTTGCCGTCGCTCTTGCCGGCTGTTCGAGCAGCCAATACGCGAACACGCCGTATCTCGGGCAGGAATACCAGACGCAGATCATTGGTTCCAGCCAGGCCCACGAGGTCGTCGACGACGTGAGCTACTGGGATGGCGGCGGCAGCGGCTCGCCCTCGATCACGATCAATCTCTCCGAGCAGCGCGCCTATTTCTACCGCGGTCGCCAGCTCGTGGGTGTCGCCCTCGTCGCGACGGGCAAGGAAGGCTACGACACGCCCGCCGGCACGTTCCGCATCATGGAAAAGATCCAGGACAAGGAATCGGATCTGTTCGGCTGGATGTATGATGCCTCCGGCAACGTGGTGAATTACGACGCGGATATCCGGCGCGATCCCGTGCCGCCCGGCGGACGTTTCGAAGGCGCGAAGATGCCCTACTGGATGCGGCTCACCAGCGGCGGCGTTGGCATGCACCAGGGCCCCATCCCCGTTCCCGGCTCGCCCGCATCGCATGGATGCATTCGTGTAAGCAAGACGGTGATCGCGGATTTCTTTGCCGCAGCGCAGGTCGGCATGCCGGTGCGCGTCGAGTATTGACCGCGCGGCGAAACAGCCTTTCCTTTTCCGCGGATTGCGGCGCACATTCGGGCGCATAATTTTTCCTGCGCCTATGAGTGAGAGTGATCCCGTCGACTCGAAGTATCCGGAAGAATCCATTGGTCGTCTGATGGAACGGCCGATCGCCGTTTTTCGGCCCGAGCAAACCGTCTGCGAAGCGACGGAAGAGCTGCGCGAGATTGTGAAGAAGGCCTTCATCACCTACGGCTGGGTCGTCGATCCCGCCGGGAAGTTGATCGGCGTGATCACGATGCGCGACCTGCTGTTTTCCGAGGGAACGGTGCGGCTCGACGCGATCATGCTGCGCACGATTTTCGCGCTCAAGGCCACGCAGCCGCTGCTCGAGGCGATGAAGGCGACGCTCGACCGCCATTACCCGGTCTATCCCGTCGTGGACGACGCGGGCATTCTCGTC
Above is a genomic segment from Chthoniobacterales bacterium containing:
- the creC gene encoding two-component system sensor histidine kinase CreC — translated: MSLTARILLGFLVLALAGFYFLVQPVLDRVERQYLEAAEEPMVDTAEILAGIVSQEFATSGHLPPTLGPGLRAATTRELTAKIFNLRKKHVTMDVYVTDARGIVIFDSAHPERVGRDFSGFRDVKRTLEGKYGARSTRDDEADDMSSVMYVGAPILVHGVILGTLTVYKPQQAMRTFIAAARRRLLIVALGAIAAFLLVGLLLSRWVVEPIVRLTRHAEAISRGERPPPPRLPGRQFRVLGDSLERMRDALEDRNYVASYVQTLSHEMKAPVAAIRGAAELLQEELPPDRREQFLTNIGTESIRLQNLIEQLLALSSLESRKRLENPQPVDLVGLCRRIAEEMRARGSALEVVAPAEAEVRGDEFLLETALRNLVQNAVDFSPPGAPVEVRIERRDDRVLVRVLDSGSGLPDYAIDRVFERFYSLPRPSTGRKSSGLGLCFVRETASLHHGRVTLANRENSVGAEATLDLPCI
- a CDS encoding DEAD/DEAH box helicase, giving the protein MQKKPFAELGLSPEVLKAVEKMGFEEASPIQSAAIPTLLTGVDVIGQSQTGSGKTAAFSIPAIERVDPSIRAAQVLILCPTRELAVQVAEEVAKLAAFKRGLRELPIYGGASYDRQIRGLKDGAQIVIGTPGRVIDHLDRGTLRLEDLKMVILDEADRMLDMGFRDDIENILQQAPEDRQTVLFSATMPRGIQELIRKYTTNPQNVRIEPQTVSMPAIDQVYYEVDRRSKLEALSRIIDVQNIKCSIIFCATKMMCDQLTEHLIARGYIADKLHGDVTQAMRERVMKRFRDRKIEFLVATDVAARGLDVDDIEVVFNYDLPHDGEDYVHRIGRTGRAGRSGRAITFVAGREIRKLESMIHLTKGRIRREKVPSIEEVEEKRANQTFELLRETLEAGEYAKRDSLIDRLLDQGHSATDIASALLHLLGTDTARPAVEPEPIRESAPHRDFGDRPSRYDREDRGGTSRRERPARAISDVSDEPGMTRLVFTAGRFSEVRPADVVGTVLGLSGIPREGIGAIHIEAKHTLVDIADDHVHAVINALAGIKFKGRKLAVFIPDPK
- the rpsU gene encoding 30S ribosomal protein S21, coding for MPEVLVRKGEPIDRALKRLKGKMDSEGIMDEVRRLRAFETPTQKYRRKAKANAKRAKMKQRFNLH
- a CDS encoding NAD-dependent epimerase/dehydratase family protein, whose amino-acid sequence is MARILVAGCGFLGEAAADFFAAKGWSVIGLTGSEESAARLAGKPYSVFAADLTSAASVAALRDRIGPCAAVLHCASSGRGGADAYRAIYVDGCTNLAARFPEARLIFTSSTSVYAQTDGDWVDEDSPAEPFRETGRLLLEAEAVTRHASGAILRLAGIYGPGRSVLRRKFLDGTAVLENGGTRWINQIHRDDAVAAVDAIMSAKDPIGLCNVVDGRPATQREVYGWLAEHFDRPLPPEGPADLHRKRGWTSKRVSNARLRALGWTPAFPSYREALPTLP
- a CDS encoding polysaccharide deacetylase family protein, with translation MPGVGRTIAITFDDGPSAKLTPQLLDILKARGVKATFFVVGQNAAEYPDILKRAVAEGHEIGNHSWSHLQLNRLGDAALTAQIEKTNAAIKAAIGHDPVVMRPPYGATNAKLDRRFNEQWGLKVIIWDVDPLDWKYRNSARVQNTILSQTKPGSIILVHDIHPTSVAAMPATLDALLAKGYKFVTVSELIAMGEETPATPPPAPTPVGPATPSPSSSPVPAATPANSITVPSSSPTPTP
- the mtnP gene encoding S-methyl-5'-thioadenosine phosphorylase — protein: MENSLPDSTGNAIGVIGGSGLYEIEGFENARNYEVETPFGAPSDPIVGGTLHGRSVFFLPRHGKGHRLAPHEINHRANIYALRMLGVRWILCVTAVGSLKEDYAPREIVLPAQFYDRTSNRSSNTFFGNGIVAHVSFADPISSHLRTLLAQTCSVLRKDYHSGGTYVCIDGPAFSTRAESESYRREGYDVIGMTNLPEAKLAREAEMALATLAMVTDYDCWKTSEDPVTAESVVSHLTANAATAKEVLAKVIPRIPMEPNWPEHSALQDAIVTPREYWPQETLDKLRVLLDRFA
- a CDS encoding LysR family transcriptional regulator translates to MQIETFKVFRDLVETSSFSRAAEVNGITQSAVSQQVRAIERKFNVTLIDRGKRSLELTDEGRAFLAASRDILDAYENLGNRLESIRRVVEGEVRLATVHSIGLHELPPYLRAFRKLHPGVEVKVDYCRYSEVYDSVRDGSSDLGLVAYPVRRPGLRVMTFWRDKLVLICAPGHRLARKKRARLADLVGEKFVAFEPDLPTRKEIDKRLRERGVRIRPILEFDNIETVKRAVAIEEAVSIVPEICVRDEVRGETLVAVEIDEPEMWRPLGALVQRAKEPETALKEFLGMLEKTDMGRL
- a CDS encoding YggS family pyridoxal phosphate-dependent enzyme yields the protein MSEVAKNLAEIHARMAAAAARACRDVAGIELVAVSKKMPAEAVRAAWEAGQPVFAESRVQEADPKIAELPGTLRWQFIGHLQKNKVRRALPLFELFHGIDTLELAQVVDRIAGEEGLFPRVLLEVNVAGEASKFGLDPAALERDLDALLALPRLQIEGLMTIAPYADDPEAARPHFCALRELRDRLATRTGLPFGTLSMGMSGDFEAAIEEGATLVRVGTAIFGAR
- a CDS encoding L,D-transpeptidase, whose product is MNRRFELPFHASLAAVAVALAGCSSSQYANTPYLGQEYQTQIIGSSQAHEVVDDVSYWDGGGSGSPSITINLSEQRAYFYRGRQLVGVALVATGKEGYDTPAGTFRIMEKIQDKESDLFGWMYDASGNVVNYDADIRRDPVPPGGRFEGAKMPYWMRLTSGGVGMHQGPIPVPGSPASHGCIRVSKTVIADFFAAAQVGMPVRVEY